Below is a genomic region from Pseudanabaena sp. BC1403.
TGGGGTTTATTTTGTGGTATGGACTTAGATTAGTTATTTTAATATCCTTATACTCTGTATTTCTCAATCTAAAAAATCCTTTTTATAAGAAACTAGCGCTAGCTATATTTATATTTCAACTAATTCATGTAGGTAGACAGCTAGTAACTGACCCCACAATGTTGCCTTACTTTTGGTTTTTTAGTGGATTTATTTACTTATTGCCAAATCTTGAAAGCCGAGAAATGCAGAAGCTTGAAATTGGTTAATATAAATTAAAAATGATAGTAATGTATTCCCTGAAATAGTGATCAAGAGGGAATGGTATAAAAAAGAAAGCAATTTAACAAGGCACTTCTTTAGCAACCAGTGCCTTTATTTTTTCGAGCCGCTTCTAGCAATAATAATGTGTCTTCGATATTGGTACGGATGCATGGGAGCGGAGCGTGCAAGCTTCGATTAAAACTGCAAAACCATTTGATTATAGGATTCATAAAAAAATCCCCTCTTATCGCCAAATACTCTAGGTGTAATTAGCAAAATATCAGGAATTGCTGTGATTTCGACTTTCATGCAAATCTTGCGAGACATCAACCTCAAAATTATGTCTTAAAATCGTCCATTTACCGCACTAAGCCAAAAGACACTTAGGGTTATAATCCTTTTTGCGATCGCTTAGGAGAAACATAGTGTCGGAAATGTTGTGGTCAGTGGTTGTGCCAACCTATAACCGCTTGCCAATTTTGCAAAAATGTCTTGCTGCATTGGAAAAACAAACCATAACTCAGTCATATGAGATTTTGGTGATTGATGATGGCTCATCCGATGGTACGGTGGAGTTTTTAACTGCTAATCGCGATCTCTATCCACATCTGCGACTACTAACCCAAGACCATGCGGCTGCGGCTACTGCCCGCAACTATGGCATTGATGCTGCACTTGGTAAATACATTGCCTTTGTCGATAGTGATATCACGGTTAATCCTGAATATCTTCAAGCTCATACTGAAACCCTTGCCCAAGGGGAAAAAGTTTATAGCTATGGACGGATCATAGATACTAGTAATCTGGAGTCTCCTGATTCCGAGGCTGTCTCAGCAGTGCCATATTTTACCGCCGCTATTTTTGATACTTGTAATTTAGCGATCGCCCGTAAATGGTTATTGGAAGCAGGAAAATTTGATACTGGGTTTTTCCAATATGGTTGGGAAGATTTTGAGTTAGGAATGCGGGTTAAAAAATTGGGCTTAAAACGTTTGACCTGTGCGGGGGCGATCGCTTTCCATTACCATGCTAAATTTTCCATTGATAAAATGCCCCGATTGCTTGATTTAGAGGAACAACGCGGTCGAATGAGCATTATTTTTTATCAAAAACATCCAACATGGGAAGTCAAGTTAATGATTCAAAAAACTTGGCTACATCTTGCGCTATGGGGGATTCTCACCCTTGGTGGTACGCTTAATGATCGCACGCTTAAGCCTTTATTAACATGGTTATGCGATCAGGGTAAATCAGAAATTGCGATGGAGATTTTTCGGATTTATATGAATTGGTACACAGTAATTTGGATGTATCGCAATTGGGATAAAGAAAGTAAGTTACTCTTCAATGACTGAGAATAGGCGGCGCTTTGCACGGCTTATTCTCAGTCATTGGTTGAATGAAAATGGTTATAAATATGCTGAGCTAACTTATGTCCAATACCATCAGTTTCAGCGATCTGTTCAACAGTTGCTTGGCGGATATAATCAACAGAATGGAACTTTTCCAGCAATACCTTTTGCCGATGATGACCTAAACCAGTGATTTGATCGAGGTGCGATCGCTGCATTCTTTGGCTACGTTTTTTGCGGTGAAATGTAATGGCAAAACGATGTGCCTCATCGCGCAAACGGCGCAATACTTGTACGCCTGCCCGTTCTGGATCGCCGCCAATTAATGGCTCAGACTGTTCTGGCAAAAAGATTTCTTCGCGCTTTTTCGCAAGGCTAATTACCGTAAGGCGATCGCGCAAACCCAACTTATCAATAATTTTCATCACTGATGAAAGTTGTCCTTTCCCTCCATCGATCATTACTACGTCGGGGAAATCATTTTGGGGATTGGGGATTGGGGATTGAGCGTCATTGAAATTGGTGTGATTTCTGAATCTTCTGGCAATGACTTCTGCGAGGCTGGCAAAGTCATCGGAATGACCAGTCTGAATGTCTGGATTACGGATTTTGTAATGGCGATAATGTTGTTTCGCGGGAATACCATCGATAAAGACTACTTGACTTGCCACGGCATCGGAGCCTTGAATGTGGGAAATGTCATAGCCTTCAATACGATGCGGCAAACTAGCGAGATTGAGAATTTCTGCTAGGTCTTCTAATCCTTGCAAATTGCGATCGCTTTGTTTTTGAATTCGCGCTAACTCATACTGAGCATTACGTTCCACCATTTCGATTAGTTCTGCTTTGAGTTGCCTTTGCGGTGTGGCGATCGCAACTTTACGCCCTTTGCGCTCACTAAGCCATGCTTGCAAAATCTCAACTTCAGGCAGTTCTAATTGGGTATGGACTTCATTGGGGATTTCGACAGGATCACAGTTTTGATAATGGGCTTCTAAAGTGCGTTGCAAAATAGCCTCTGGTACGTCACTTTGACTATCAGCAACAAAGGCTAATCGCCCAACCAGTCGCCCTGCACGAATTTGGAATAGCTGAATGCAAGTATGTTGCTCGTCTTGTGCCATGGCGATCGCATCGCGTGAAACAGTATCATCTGGCAGAGATACCTTTTGATTGGCTCCCAGATTTTGCAAAACTTGAATGCGATCGCGTAAATCTGCCGCCTTCTCAAATTCTAAAGCCTCAGCAGCAGATTCCATTTTCTCGGTAAAAGTCTCTATCAACTCGCTGGATCTACCTTGAAAAATCATGGCAACTCGCACCATGATTTTGTGATATTCTTCGGGCGAAATCAGCTCCTGACATACTCCTGGACATAAGCCCATGTCATAGTTCAGACAAGGACGATCCTTAAACATTGGTATTGGTCTTTGACGGAGTGGAAAAGCGCGTTTGATAATTCCTAAAGTGCGTTTGAGATTGAAGACATCGACATATGGCCCGTAATATTTATCTTTTGTCCCGCCCATCTTCCGTTTGCGGGTAATAAAAATACGCGGATAGTCCTCTGACCAAGTAATACAGACGTATGGATATTTTTTGTCGTCTTTGAGAAGAACGTTGTAATAGGGTTGATATTGCTTAATCAGATTCGCTTCAAGGGCGAGGGCTTCGGCTTCGGAGTCTGTGACTATAAACTCGATTTCATGGACTAGCTGCACCATCATCGCGATGCGAGGCGATAGATCTTGACTGCTACGAAAGTACGATCGCACGCGATTGCGTAGAGCCTTAGATTTACCGATATAGATCACGCCATCATGGCGATCGCGCATAAAATAAACCCCCGCTTCCAGAGGTATTTCTTTTAAACGCGCCTGTAATTTTTCGGAATCTTGCAGTAATGGCTCAGTCATAATCCAATTATATCCAAAGGCTGTCTCAAACCAGCCGCGCAGAAGCCTTGCACTCAAGTGCGGGCTAAGAGCTAAAACCCGTTTTAACGGGTTGAATTTCTTCAGTCGGTTTCAACCGACTTGAGCTTTTAGCCACGAACTTTAGTTCTTGGCTTATTTAAATACTTACTGTTTTTTGGCTGAGATAGCGATCGCACAACACCAAAGCCACCATTGCCTCTACCATCGGCACGGCACGAGGTAATACACAAGGGTCATGGCGACCTCGACCTGTGAGGGTAGTATCTTCACCTGCGGCTGATACTGTCTTCTGCTCTAGCAATATTGTCGCAGTAGGCTTAAAGGCAACCCGTAAAATGATGTTTTCACCATTGGAAATACCGCCTTGAATGCCGCCTGAGTTATTCGTCCTTGTACGGATGCGATCGCCTTCCATGAAGAATTCATCGTTATGCTCACGACCAGTTAAATGAACGCCATCAAATCCTGAGCCAATTTCAAAACCCTTACTAGCTGGCAAAGACATGACTGCCTTAGCTAGATCCGCTTCCAATTTGTCGAATACAGGATCGCCCAAACCGACAGGTACATTTCGCGCCACACATTCGATGATGCCGCCGACGGAGTTGCCATCGCGACGAATTTTGTCGATGAAGTCGATCATTTTTTCCGCCATCTCAGGATCGGGACAGCGCAAAATATTGCTTTCCACTTGCTCCATTGTGACCGTATTCGGATCGATGGTAGATGCAACCATGTCTTTAACCTGTCTGACATAGGCAATAATTTCTACACCTGCGGCTTGTTTGAGGATTTTTTTAGCGATCGCACCTGCGGCAACCCGTCCGATCGTTTCCCTTGCTGAAGATCTGCCGCCGCCTTGCCAATTACGAATACCATATTTTGCTTGATAGGTGGCATCAGCATGGGATGGGCGGAACTTTTCAGCCATTTCGGAATAGTCTTGGCTGCGAGCATCTTTGTTCTGCACCAAAATCATGATCGGTGTGCCGAGGGTTTTGCCAGCAAATACGCCTGACAAGATCTGGGCGCGATCGTCTTCGCGGCGTGGGGTGACGATTTTGCTTTGTCCTGGTTTACGGCGATCGAGGTCAGTTTGAATATCGGCTTCGCTCAGTTCTAGCTGCGGTGGGCATCCATCGATGATCGCCCCCACACCGCCGCCATGTGATTCCCCAAAAGTCGTGACGCGAAATAAATGTCCGAATGTACTACCCATGTTTAAATTTTGAATCCTAAAAAACTCTAAAAAATGAATGATGACCTAAGTTTGACCATTACCTAATTTTAACGTCTGTTCGTCGAAGCAGAAAACAGATGACTCTAATCGATTCATACCGACGCTCATTTTTTTGCTTAACAAATAGTAGAAATTGCCGAATAAAAATCCTTTACTGTTTTAGGACTTCATGATAATTTGGGGGAAGATAAGTTCTTGAGAATTAAACGTAGGATGGGTTACGCTATCGCTAACCCATCATTAACAACTAATTGATGTTGATGCGTTACGTTTCACTAACGCATCCTACTCTTAATTAAGCCTTCCTACTTGGATCTATTTTTTTGCTGACAGTAGTTATTAATTTTTCTCTGGTGTGAATTGAAATGAGAAATGAATTGTGTCTACTTTTGTCAGCGATCGCTTCCTTAAGCATCGCCCAATCAACGCAAGCCCAGATTGCCACTGATGGCACTACGGCTACTCAAGTAAATGGCAATGCGATCGCCCCAACAGGAGCAGGTACTGTCAATGGCAATAATCTTTATCACAGCTTTAGTGAATTTAACGTACCGCAGTCGGGCGTAATCTTTAATACTGGCAACTCTGCGGTAAATGGCGCTGACGTTCGTAACATTATCAATCGGGTTACAGGCGATAATCCCTCTGCGATTTTAGGCACGCTTGAGAGCCGTCAAGCTTTTCCTAATGCCAATCTTTATTTGATGAATCCCAATGGAATTGTATTTGGACAAAATGCTCGTTTAGATATTGGTGGCTCCTTTCATGCCACAACTGGGACAGGATTGGGCTTTGACAGCGGTACTTTTAGCGTTGACAGAAATTCCCTCAGCTTTCCCAATGGCGATCCGAAAACTATTCGATTTGCTGTCTCTCAACCTGCTGGCATTATCAATCAAGGCAATTTAGCAGTAGATACTGGTAAATCTATTACTTTTACTGGTGGCAGCATTATCAATACAGGCGCATTAACTGCGCCTAGTGGCAATATTGCCTTAACTGCTGTGGCAGGAAATAGTCTAGTTGAGTTGCGATCGCCTGATGCAGTTTTAGGTTTGCAAGTGACAAATAATGCTATTCCTACTAACTGGAGCGGCAAAATTACAGAGTTACCCAAACTAGCGGAGCTACTTACTGGCAAAGTACCAGAAGCCAATCAAGTAGTGGTCAAAGCTGATGGTTCGCTGGCTCTAGTGGCAAATCCTGCGGCTAACGATATTACGGTGACCAATGGAATGTCAGTTATATCGGGAAGAGTCGATGTATCTTCTTCAGACTCAAAAGCAGGCAGTATTGGAGTTTTTGGTGAAAAAGTAGGATTGGTGAATGCTCAGGTTGATGCATCGGGAGCGCTTGGGGGCGGAACAGTTCTGATTGGCGGCAATTTTCAGGGTAATGGAATTGCTCCAAATGCACTGAAAACTTTTGTGAATAGTAGCTCGAAGATCGATGTTAGCGCCATCTTGCGTGGAAATGCTGGTACTGCGATCGTCTGGTCTGATCTTAATACGAGATTTCTTGGATCGATTATTGCCAAGGGTGGAACTCTTTCTGGTGATGGAGGCTTTGTGGAAGTCTCTGGAAAACAGAATCTTGATTACAGAGGAAATGTAAATACATTAGCTCCTAATGGAAAAACAGGAACATTACTACTTGATCCCACAGATATTAACGTTGTTCTCTTTGCTACTATAGGTTTTTTTGCTGGATTGACTGATGTAGATCAATTTAGTGATCCAGATACTGCATTTCAACCAGGTAACTTCCTAACTGTAGGTTTGATTAACGGCGCAACATCGAATGTCATATTACAGGCTACCAATGATATAAATTTCAATACCCCAGTAGCAATTACTACATTAGGCGTGGGGTTGACGGCTCAAGCTGGCAGGGATATCAACGTCAACGATAATATCGCCACAAATGCTGGGGCAATTAACTTTACAGCAGGTCGAGATATCGTCGGAGTAGGAGCGCTAAAAACATCTCCTGCTACTGATAGTGCCGCTGACGTAAACCTTACGGCAGGTCGAGATGTCAGTTTGAATAGCATTGATACAATTTCCAATGCTGTTACTGTGCCTCCTGCCAATGGTGGCAATGTCACTATCCAAGCAGGGCGAAATATTCAAACTACGGGAACCTTTACTTCACTATTTGGTATTACTTACAGCATTTCTTCCAATGCTTCTCCAGTTGGCAATGCAGGTAATATTTCTTTAACAAGTACTAACGGTGCGATCGATGTTAGCTCTGGGCGTGTCCATGCAGTTGCTACAATCGGGAATGGTGGCAATATTACATTTCAAGCATTCGGTAATATTAAGACTGGAGCTGGGGTTGCGCCACTTGCGGCTGTGGGCTCGTTTATTGCTTTTGGTGGTAATGGTATTCCTGGCACGATTTCGTTTACTAGTTTAGGTGGCTCAATTGATACTAGTTTGGGCGAGGTGGGGGCTGGAAATTCAAATATTGGCAATGGTGGCAATGTTTTCTTTCTAGCAGCAAATAATATCGTTACTGCGACTATATCGGCTGGAACATTTGACGGGAATGGTAACGGTGGGAGAATCAGTTTGATTAGTCAATCTGGTTTTATTAACTCCACCGCAGGATTACTAAGTACTACTTCATTGGGGAATGGCGGGAGCATCTTCCTTCAAGCATTAGGAAATATCTCAACTGGTGATCTTGCCGCAGGTAGTAATTTCATAGGTAACGCAGGATCTATCTTTGTTACTAGCACTAGTGAATCGATTAACACGACCCTCGGTACTGTTAGAGCAAGGATCAATGGAGGGAATGGGAATGGTGGAACTATTAGTTTTCAAGCATTTGGTGATATAAATACATCCGAAATTTTGGCGACAGGTAACTTAGGTGGTGGTGTCATTAACTTGATGAGTAGTAATGGATCGATTAATACAACCACAGGAGATATTGATGCTAGTTCTATCAATGGCAATGGTGGCAATATTAACTTCAAAGCCCGTAATAGCATTACAACCACTAACCTTAATACCAGCAGTGATCTCGGTGTCGGTGGCAATATTTCCCTTGATCCGATCGGTGACATTGTTCTAGCCTCTGCGAATACATCGGGATCGATTCAAGGTGGCAATTTCTTTGCTTCATCTACAGGTGGTAATATCAGAGTTACTGGCTTTGTGTCTAATGTATTTGCCGCTTGTGCAGGAGCGAGCATTTGTTCTGCCAGTAACAGTGGTGGCACAGGTGGTCAGATATTTCTGCGTCATGGTGGACTTACTCCTTTTGTGATTGGTAATTCAAGTACCAATGGAACTACAGGCATCGTCACTACTGGTTCTTCCACCTTGGCTTTAGGCAGAATTATTCCCGTCGGCACAAGTATTTTTGCACAAGGCAATATTCTTGTCGCTCCTGCAGGTGAAACTGTTTTCACACCGCCAAAGAAGATAGTTGAGGTCAATCCCAATCCTCCTGAGACGAAGATTCTGATCCAAATCAGGGATATCATGAAAAAAGACGTTGATCGCTTTTTAAAAGAAGAGAACTTAGAAAAAGCTTTTGAGGCTATTGAAAAAGCCTATATCTCAGAGTTAGGGGTTTTCTTGGGAGAAACTCTCAAGCTACCGACATTAAGCATCAACCAAGCCCAAGATATCCTAAGCGATGTTTCAAAGCGATCTGGAAGCCCCTCTGTGCTTATCTATCCGATCATGCTGAACAATCGCATCGAGATTCTAGTCATCCCGCCTAAAGAACTTGGCAAACCTTTTCATCGCTATACCAACTATTCTAGCGAAGAAGAAATCATTACAGTTTTGACGGATTATCGAGCCAGCCTCCGCGATACAAGTTCACTAGATTATCTAGAGCAAGCGCAGAAGCTCTATGACTGGGTGATGCGTCCGATTGATGCTCAACTACAAGCACTAAAGATTGAAACAGTTGTATTTGTGATGGACTCTGGCTTGCGAGTGATCCCTCCTGCTGCCCTTCATGATGGCAAACAGTTCTTAGTAGAGCGCTATGCTTCGGCAAATATTCCCGCATTACGAGTGACCAGACTAGAAGAACGCGATCGCCAAAACTCACGGGTTTTAGCAATGGGGCTAACCGAGGCAAGAGAAGGCTTGAGTGCCTTGCCAGCCGTGGAAGTGGAAATTAGAACGATTGCTAATCAGGTGCTAGCTGGGACTACGTTTTTAGATCGAGACTTTACTGTCAATAATCTTCAAGCGCAACGCGGTAAGGCGAAATATGGAATTCTCCATTTAGGAACTCATGGAAAGTTCTTGCAAGATCGCTCTAATGAGTCGTTTATTCAGTTTTGGGATAGTAAGCTGCGATCGCATCAAATTCCTGGACTAAGATTTGATCAGCCTGTGATTGATATGCTGACCTTAAGTGCTTGTGAAACTGCTGTTGGCAACAATCTTGGTATTAGTGGGTTGGCGGTTGAGTCAGGGGCAAGAAGCATTCTTGCGTCTCTGTGGGCAGTGTCGGATGCAGGGACAGCACCTTTGATGATTAGTTTTTACAAAGCTTTTCCTGATGCAATTAGCAAGGCTACGGCTTTAAGAAAAGCGCAGCTTGCTTTGATAAAAGAGAAAGTTAAGATTGTGAATAATCAAATTGTCGGGGTTGAAGGTTTAGCCGCGATCACTTTGCCAAAGGGAACTGGAAATGTCGATATTAGTCACCCTTTCTTTTGGTCGTCCTT
It encodes:
- a CDS encoding glycosyltransferase: MSEMLWSVVVPTYNRLPILQKCLAALEKQTITQSYEILVIDDGSSDGTVEFLTANRDLYPHLRLLTQDHAAAATARNYGIDAALGKYIAFVDSDITVNPEYLQAHTETLAQGEKVYSYGRIIDTSNLESPDSEAVSAVPYFTAAIFDTCNLAIARKWLLEAGKFDTGFFQYGWEDFELGMRVKKLGLKRLTCAGAIAFHYHAKFSIDKMPRLLDLEEQRGRMSIIFYQKHPTWEVKLMIQKTWLHLALWGILTLGGTLNDRTLKPLLTWLCDQGKSEIAMEIFRIYMNWYTVIWMYRNWDKESKLLFND
- the uvrC gene encoding excinuclease ABC subunit UvrC yields the protein MTEPLLQDSEKLQARLKEIPLEAGVYFMRDRHDGVIYIGKSKALRNRVRSYFRSSQDLSPRIAMMVQLVHEIEFIVTDSEAEALALEANLIKQYQPYYNVLLKDDKKYPYVCITWSEDYPRIFITRKRKMGGTKDKYYGPYVDVFNLKRTLGIIKRAFPLRQRPIPMFKDRPCLNYDMGLCPGVCQELISPEEYHKIMVRVAMIFQGRSSELIETFTEKMESAAEALEFEKAADLRDRIQVLQNLGANQKVSLPDDTVSRDAIAMAQDEQHTCIQLFQIRAGRLVGRLAFVADSQSDVPEAILQRTLEAHYQNCDPVEIPNEVHTQLELPEVEILQAWLSERKGRKVAIATPQRQLKAELIEMVERNAQYELARIQKQSDRNLQGLEDLAEILNLASLPHRIEGYDISHIQGSDAVASQVVFIDGIPAKQHYRHYKIRNPDIQTGHSDDFASLAEVIARRFRNHTNFNDAQSPIPNPQNDFPDVVMIDGGKGQLSSVMKIIDKLGLRDRLTVISLAKKREEIFLPEQSEPLIGGDPERAGVQVLRRLRDEAHRFAITFHRKKRSQRMQRSHLDQITGLGHHRQKVLLEKFHSVDYIRQATVEQIAETDGIGHKLAQHIYNHFHSTND
- the aroC gene encoding chorismate synthase; the protein is MGSTFGHLFRVTTFGESHGGGVGAIIDGCPPQLELSEADIQTDLDRRKPGQSKIVTPRREDDRAQILSGVFAGKTLGTPIMILVQNKDARSQDYSEMAEKFRPSHADATYQAKYGIRNWQGGGRSSARETIGRVAAGAIAKKILKQAAGVEIIAYVRQVKDMVASTIDPNTVTMEQVESNILRCPDPEMAEKMIDFIDKIRRDGNSVGGIIECVARNVPVGLGDPVFDKLEADLAKAVMSLPASKGFEIGSGFDGVHLTGREHNDEFFMEGDRIRTRTNNSGGIQGGISNGENIILRVAFKPTATILLEQKTVSAAGEDTTLTGRGRHDPCVLPRAVPMVEAMVALVLCDRYLSQKTVSI
- a CDS encoding CHAT domain-containing protein, whose product is MRNELCLLLSAIASLSIAQSTQAQIATDGTTATQVNGNAIAPTGAGTVNGNNLYHSFSEFNVPQSGVIFNTGNSAVNGADVRNIINRVTGDNPSAILGTLESRQAFPNANLYLMNPNGIVFGQNARLDIGGSFHATTGTGLGFDSGTFSVDRNSLSFPNGDPKTIRFAVSQPAGIINQGNLAVDTGKSITFTGGSIINTGALTAPSGNIALTAVAGNSLVELRSPDAVLGLQVTNNAIPTNWSGKITELPKLAELLTGKVPEANQVVVKADGSLALVANPAANDITVTNGMSVISGRVDVSSSDSKAGSIGVFGEKVGLVNAQVDASGALGGGTVLIGGNFQGNGIAPNALKTFVNSSSKIDVSAILRGNAGTAIVWSDLNTRFLGSIIAKGGTLSGDGGFVEVSGKQNLDYRGNVNTLAPNGKTGTLLLDPTDINVVLFATIGFFAGLTDVDQFSDPDTAFQPGNFLTVGLINGATSNVILQATNDINFNTPVAITTLGVGLTAQAGRDINVNDNIATNAGAINFTAGRDIVGVGALKTSPATDSAADVNLTAGRDVSLNSIDTISNAVTVPPANGGNVTIQAGRNIQTTGTFTSLFGITYSISSNASPVGNAGNISLTSTNGAIDVSSGRVHAVATIGNGGNITFQAFGNIKTGAGVAPLAAVGSFIAFGGNGIPGTISFTSLGGSIDTSLGEVGAGNSNIGNGGNVFFLAANNIVTATISAGTFDGNGNGGRISLISQSGFINSTAGLLSTTSLGNGGSIFLQALGNISTGDLAAGSNFIGNAGSIFVTSTSESINTTLGTVRARINGGNGNGGTISFQAFGDINTSEILATGNLGGGVINLMSSNGSINTTTGDIDASSINGNGGNINFKARNSITTTNLNTSSDLGVGGNISLDPIGDIVLASANTSGSIQGGNFFASSTGGNIRVTGFVSNVFAACAGASICSASNSGGTGGQIFLRHGGLTPFVIGNSSTNGTTGIVTTGSSTLALGRIIPVGTSIFAQGNILVAPAGETVFTPPKKIVEVNPNPPETKILIQIRDIMKKDVDRFLKEENLEKAFEAIEKAYISELGVFLGETLKLPTLSINQAQDILSDVSKRSGSPSVLIYPIMLNNRIEILVIPPKELGKPFHRYTNYSSEEEIITVLTDYRASLRDTSSLDYLEQAQKLYDWVMRPIDAQLQALKIETVVFVMDSGLRVIPPAALHDGKQFLVERYASANIPALRVTRLEERDRQNSRVLAMGLTEAREGLSALPAVEVEIRTIANQVLAGTTFLDRDFTVNNLQAQRGKAKYGILHLGTHGKFLQDRSNESFIQFWDSKLRSHQIPGLRFDQPVIDMLTLSACETAVGNNLGISGLAVESGARSILASLWAVSDAGTAPLMISFYKAFPDAISKATALRKAQLALIKEKVKIVNNQIVGVEGLAAITLPKGTGNVDISHPFFWSSFILVGNWL